One region of Manis pentadactyla isolate mManPen7 chromosome 9, mManPen7.hap1, whole genome shotgun sequence genomic DNA includes:
- the VSTM5 gene encoding V-set and transmembrane domain-containing protein 5 isoform X2, with protein sequence MNYRSSFPNKFIQVAPHVALHPAGQGVSLYIPQSAINATVEEDILLSVEYSCHGVPTIEWKYTSTWGVQKIVEWKPGTQANISQSHKDRVCTFDNGSIQLFSVSVRDSGYYVITVTEHLGSSQFGTIMLHVSDIVSPFPSSRSLEILYEDLHFVAVFLAFLAAVAAVLISLMWVCNKCAYKFQRKRRHKLKESTTEEIELQDVEC encoded by the exons ATGAATTATAGAAGTTCATTCCCCAATAAGTTCATACAAGTTGCCCCACATGTAGCACTCCATCCTGCAGGTCAGGGCGTGTCACTGTACATTCCCCAGTCTGCCATCAATGCCACAGTGGAAGAAGACATCCTGCTCTCAGTTGAATATTCCTGCCACGGTGTCCCAACCATCGAATGGAAGTATACGTCCACCTGGGGAGTGCAAAAGATCGTGGAATGGAAGCCAGGGACTCAGGCCAACATCTCCCAAAGCCACAAGGACAGAGTCTGCACCTTTGACAATGGCTCCATCCAGCTCTTCAGTGTGAGCGTGAGAGATTCTGGCTACTATGTCATCACAGTGACAGAGCACCTGGGGAGCAGCCAGTTTGGCACCATCATGCTGCATGTGTCGG ACATTGTCTCCCCCTTCCCCTCATCCCGCTCCCTAGAGATCCTCTATGAAGACCTCCACTTTGTTGCTGTCTTCCTTGCTTTTCTTGCTGCTGTGGCCGCAGTGTTAATCAGCCTCATGTGGGTTTGTAATAAGTGTGCATATAAATTCCAGAGGAAGAGAAGACACAAACTCAAAG AAAGCACAACTGAGGAGATTGAGCTGCAGGATGTTGAGTGTTAG